The Litchfieldia alkalitelluris genome has a window encoding:
- a CDS encoding DNA ligase D, which produces MKPMLPTLVFEAPKGNEWIYEVKYDGFRAILDWNIQDVNLVSRNGNRLNDQFPEIIEECKKLTKKFSKYLPLVFDGELCILESNYKASFEQIQQRGRLKNTEKILEGSQRKPAHYLIFDLLLINGQKIIANSFTERKERLITMFEEIDLLTRVDSSSSQLLQIIEPHTAFNELWERVKLEYSEGIIAKKRESKWEEGKRTTTWVKIKNWQKGNFFITGYDKGNGFFHVSVLRDEKVFEIGLFSHGLSPEEREALLQVIQKNHPDQAQKPFITVTPSICIELSFLELYKEQLRQPSFSKFQLGISWRDCKWEQFDRTIEIPETITITHPEKPLWKDKDITKRQYLEYLLEISPYMLPFLKDRLLTVIRYPHGMYGDSFYQKNCPDYAPEFIQRVKHDGIDYITCNNIDTLAWLGNQLAFEFHIPFQTINSNGPSEIVFDLDPPSRDDFSLAIKAAIILKEVFEGLHLISYIKLSGNKGLQIYIPLPENTFSYQDTRIFTEFIANYLVNKEPTLFTIERLKKNRGNKLYVDYIQHAEGKTIIAPYSIRGNEGAFVAAPLFWDEVTPSLTIQPYSMDKIMKRIKKLGDPFHSYFNTKEIQSFQPVLDFLSKK; this is translated from the coding sequence TTGAAACCAATGCTACCCACACTTGTATTTGAAGCTCCAAAAGGAAACGAGTGGATTTATGAGGTGAAATACGATGGATTTAGAGCCATCTTAGACTGGAATATCCAGGACGTAAATCTTGTTAGTCGAAACGGGAACCGATTAAATGACCAATTTCCAGAGATCATTGAAGAATGCAAGAAACTAACAAAGAAATTTTCGAAATATCTTCCACTTGTCTTCGATGGAGAGTTATGTATATTAGAGTCGAATTATAAAGCAAGCTTTGAACAAATACAACAAAGAGGACGACTTAAAAATACTGAAAAAATATTAGAAGGATCACAAAGAAAGCCAGCCCATTATTTAATTTTCGATTTATTATTGATCAATGGACAAAAGATTATTGCAAATTCTTTTACTGAAAGAAAAGAACGATTAATTACGATGTTTGAAGAAATTGACCTCCTGACAAGAGTTGATTCAAGCAGCTCTCAACTTTTACAGATTATAGAACCACACACAGCTTTTAATGAACTTTGGGAAAGAGTAAAACTAGAATATTCTGAAGGAATTATCGCCAAGAAAAGGGAGAGCAAATGGGAGGAAGGAAAGAGAACTACCACCTGGGTAAAAATAAAAAACTGGCAAAAGGGAAACTTTTTTATTACAGGTTATGATAAAGGTAATGGTTTTTTCCATGTGAGTGTTTTGAGAGATGAAAAGGTATTTGAAATTGGTTTATTCTCACATGGACTATCACCCGAAGAAAGAGAAGCGCTCTTACAGGTGATTCAGAAAAACCACCCAGACCAAGCTCAAAAACCTTTCATTACAGTTACTCCTAGTATATGCATTGAGTTATCTTTTCTAGAGTTATACAAAGAACAACTTCGTCAGCCTAGTTTTTCTAAATTCCAACTTGGTATCTCTTGGAGGGACTGTAAGTGGGAGCAGTTTGATAGAACCATTGAAATACCTGAAACGATTACAATTACACACCCTGAAAAACCTCTTTGGAAAGATAAAGATATTACAAAGCGGCAATATTTAGAATATCTTCTTGAAATATCACCTTATATGCTACCTTTTCTAAAAGATAGGCTATTAACCGTAATACGTTACCCTCACGGAATGTATGGCGATTCATTTTACCAAAAAAATTGCCCTGATTATGCTCCTGAATTCATTCAAAGGGTTAAACATGATGGAATAGACTATATCACTTGTAATAACATTGACACATTGGCATGGCTTGGAAACCAATTAGCCTTTGAGTTCCATATACCGTTCCAAACTATCAATTCAAATGGCCCTTCAGAAATTGTGTTTGATTTAGATCCGCCTTCAAGAGATGATTTTTCATTAGCAATCAAAGCCGCGATTATACTTAAAGAAGTTTTTGAAGGGTTACATTTAATTTCTTATATTAAACTTTCAGGCAATAAAGGATTACAAATTTATATCCCCTTGCCCGAAAATACCTTCAGCTATCAAGATACACGCATCTTCACAGAATTCATTGCCAATTATTTAGTCAATAAAGAACCCACACTTTTTACGATTGAACGCTTAAAGAAGAACAGAGGAAATAAATTATATGTTGATTATATCCAACATGCCGAAGGGAAAACAATTATTGCGCCATACTCTATTCGGGGGAATGAAGGTGCCTTTGTCGCCGCTCCTCTTTTCTGGGATGAAGTAACACCTAGTCTTACAATACAACCATATTCTATGGATAAGATTATGAAACGAATTAAGAAACTTGGAGACCCTTTTCATAGTTATTTTAATACGAAAGAAATTCAATCATTTCAGCCAGTTTTAGATTTTCTATCCAAGAAATAA